A part of Daphnia pulex isolate KAP4 chromosome 6, ASM2113471v1 genomic DNA contains:
- the LOC124195561 gene encoding mRNA-capping enzyme-like, with product MAMPADRTTASICTSPEDGMEKNHQIPMQRQQHISEILRVDTDHAVQFISNEGRAITDTVLDGILTREKDAENKDGKMTFFICDAVRCNGQDITKMSVFQHIAFVKENVMEPRLDAVDEHQTISIKNEVFNLDIVECLDCNSADFLDTEFENGFKYPLHSFVFFTRNQKYVGGSCKNVLRWREDENYDCVFRIVIQKGSNGTDTAGLQAVGPYNQEIYFASIDMTDVIQQLDHRIVDCRFVNGQWDLVIIRNDRSHPDSRRAIINKMNMLKNPVTREILKTSLDKSKGKIQ from the exons ATGGCGATGCCGGCGGACAGAACAACCGCCTCCATTTGCACCTCGCCAGAAGATGGGATGGAGAAAAACCATCAAATTCCAATGCAGAGACAGCAGCACATTTCTG AGATTCTCCGCGTGGACACTGATCACGCCGTTCAATTCATCTCCAACGAAGGTCGAGCAATTACCGACACTGTGCTCGACGGCATCTTAACCAGGGAAAAGGATGCTGAAAATAAAGACGGAAAAATGACGTTTTTCATCTGCGATGCTGTCCGATGCAACGGTCAAGACATCACGAAAATGAGCGTTTTCCAACACATCGCTTTTGTCAAA GAAAATGTGATGGAGCCGAGATTGGATGCGGTGGACGAGCACCAAACGATATCCATTAAGAACGAGGTTTTCAATTTGGATATAGTGGAATGTCTGGACTGTAATTCAGCTGATTTTCTGGATACAGAATTCGAAAATGGGTTTAAATATCCACTTCACTCTTTTGTCTTCTTCACACGGAACCAg AAATACGTTGGTGGCAGCTGTAAAAATGTATTACGATGGAGAGAAGATGAGAATTATGACTGTGTCTTTCGTATTGTAATTCAGAAAGGGTCAAATGG gACTGACACTGCCGGATTGCAGGCGGTTGGTCCGTATAatcaagaaatttattttgcctCAATCGACATGACGGATGTAATTCAACAGCTAGACCATCGCATCGTTGATTGTCGCTTCGTTAACGGACAATGGGATTTGGTCATAATTAGAAACGATCGCTCTCATCCTGACAGCAGACGTGCCATTATCA aCAAAATGAACATGCTGAAAAATCCCGTGACGCGGGAAATTTTGAAGACAAGTTTAGACAAGTCTAAAggaaaaatccaataa